Genomic segment of Arachis hypogaea cultivar Tifrunner chromosome 11, arahy.Tifrunner.gnm2.J5K5, whole genome shotgun sequence:
TAAAGAGTTATATGATTCAATGATAATACATATTCACTAATCCACTAGGTAAATACCAAATTTTTAAGTACAATAAGATGAAGAAACAACAAGGAAAAACAGCTCTAAAGTAACAGTGTGATttgaactccttatatagcccaatcactagtaattcgaaccagtgtggttcgaattactaagaaCGCAGCTTAAGTGTAATTCGAActagggtggttcgaattacttaaAAACCCTAACTTACCTATAATTCGAactaggctggttcgaattacatgcattgctagttcgaaccagcctggttcgatttACCATCAACTCTTTCTTCCTAATTCGAACTGGCCTGGTTCGATTTATTTGTAAATGCAGTTCGAactagcctggttcgaattacattaaaATACGATTTGACTTATTGCTGAATCGATTTTCCTTTTGGCTCATATACGTAAATTTAAAGTGATGTTGGTTTATTATGGTGTTTTGCCCTAACATATATGTAACGTATTTCAGGAATCCCTGAAGAAGATTGCTCTCACTTGAATGAATGTTTTCCTGGCAATGAAGAAGGATCGTGAAACAGATAAAGCTTTTGGATGGGTGCTTGAAATGTAATCATTGTCCTTCTCTAGATTCAGgagaaactttttttttaatgaatgttTCCTGTCATGAATTCACACATGTAAAAAATTACATGATTATAATGAATACTTGAATGATAGAAATTGAATTTTGTATATACtgatttctgttttattttagcCATTTTTTAAATGTTCTTAaggtattttaaaattaaaaaaaagagagaatgtatttttggtacaatttgtatataaataaataaaagaatgttagtgacaaaataaaagggattataagaatatctttcattgaatatttatagtttcatcaaatttttaattaggttcttatattttttttcttttcaattgggtccctaagggtatacaagtaatttcacaatttactaacagttttttgacgtttaacgttaacagggactaaattgaaaaaaaaaaataatgtatagggacccaattgaaaggaaaaaagtatagggacctaattaaaaattttgcgaaactataaggaccaacagagtaattaaacctagaataaaatatatcttttaagccattttcataacatcttttaagctattttttaaaaaaaatgcctTAAAAATggcataaaattattttgtattagaataaaatatatttttaaaaaaatggcttaaaagatgtatgaaatatattttattctcataacatcttttaagccgttttttaaaaaaatggcttaaaaatggcttaaaagatgttatgaaatattttgtattagaataaaatatatcttttaagccattttcataacatcttttaagccatttttaaaaaaaaatggcttaaaaaatggcttaaaaaatgacataaaattattttgtattagaataaaatatatttttttaaaaaatagcttaaaagatgttataaaatatattttattctcataaaatatattttttaattgttttgtatgaaataaaatattttctttcatttctaaattattattgactatgttgagtattttatttaaaatttgagtacatgcatgtatttacctaagttattagaacattacaaatttttatagtactcctaacaatttttgaagccatttttttaaattattttctataaatGTAAtcgatcaaaatttattttctataaatattatttttcacaattaaaaatattatttatttttgttttctttaatcATACTAATTTAAagtcagtttttttttttcggtcacCCAAAAAGAATAATAGAGACACTGACgcatgatgtatatatatatatatagaaattctTGTGCAATtaatttcatgtaaaattgataattgagagtcgttagataaaagtttagtcaaattaattatattgtttaacgactctcaactatcaatttcatgtaaagttgattatatttgaattttcactataaatttttttacaattaaaagtaattatttattttccttttctttagtcatactaatttatcattaaattcaatttttctCGGTCACcgaaaaaaattaagttttattCCATACACCCATACTAGCATTGACCTGTATgctccaagaaaaaaaaaagtaaagaaaaagaataatagaaaCACTGCCCCATGCTGTGATgtaaattgatatatatatagtaaaaaatcAGGTGAAGTCaatttcacgtaaagttgataattaaaatcgttagataaaaatttaattaaattaatcatattatttAACGACTGTTAATTTTGCCATAAATTTGAGTGTACCTAAATTTTCACCATATATAAATTCACTGCAATTGTATCTACCAAGTCCTGCGTTAATCATCGTATCATCTTGCCGTTAATTTTAGGGTGGAAATTCAggtacagtcgacttcacgtgaagttgataggtgAGAGcattagattaaaattaaaataaagttgaaTGCACATGAGTTTCTACCTAATTTTAGTACTCTTCCTTCGCCAATCCTATCTTCTATTCTTATCCTTAATTTCCATACTCTTAAATGTAATTAGTCTTCAATGGCAAAACACATTTTGTCACTTTTGTGCCCGCAGAAAAAAAATGTCTTCATCTAAAAAAATGATCAATGTCTTAATGGTGTCACCAACTCTTCAAGGCCACCTGAATCCAACTCTCAATTTTGCAAAACGCCTTGCATCAAAGGGTGTCCACGTCACCTTAGCAATACCCGAAGAAACACCTCACCGTTTCCAAAACCTCAACACCCAAGAAACCAATTCCCACCACAACAACAACCCATCAAAGATCCAGCTAGAGTACTTCTCTGATGGCCTTAGCATCGACCATGATCGCAGCAAATACCCCGCGACCTTCATTGCTTCCTTGGAAACCAAAGGTGCGGAGAATCTTTCGAACCTCATGACCCACCTAAAGAAAAACGATCGAAGCTTCTCGTGCTTGATCACAAGTCTTTTTATGCCGTGGTCAGTGGATGTTGCCGTTTCTCATGGAATTCCTTGCGCTGTGCTTTGGCCCCAAGCTTCTGCTCTTTTTTCCATTTACTATCGCTATGTATGCAACGCGAACCATTTTCCCGACATGGAGAATCCAAATGAGACCCTTCAGTTACCCTCACTGCCGATGCTAAGGGTCCGAGAACTTCCTAGTGTTTTACTTCCTTCTTGCCCTCCCTACCTCAAGAAATTGCTGATGGATTTTAAACCAATCTTGGACAAAGTGAAATGGATTCTAGGATCTTCCGTTTACGAGTTTGAAGAGGAGATAGTGAACTCCATGGCTTCACTGAGCGGTATCCTTACCATTGGACCCCTTGTGTCACCTTATTTGTTAGGACAAAAAGAAAGTGAAGATTCTGATGATCTTAGTGAAAATTTTTTGAGACCAGAAGATTCTTGTCTACAATGGCTTAATGAAAAGGCAACTAGTTCGGTTATCTACGTGGCATTTGGTAGTTTAATGGAGTTTTCACAGAAGCAAATGGATAACATCGCAACTGCTTTGAAGAACACAAAGAAACCATTTCTCTGGGTGATTACGCCACAGAAGGGTGGTGCTGAATTGCCGCAAGGGTTCTTGGAAGAAATCAAAGAAATGGGGTTAGTGGTGACATGGTGCCCTCAGGCGAAGGTGCTAATGCACCCTGCGGTGGCTTGCTTTGTAAGCCACTGCGGGTGGAACTCAACCCTGGAAGCGGTAACGGCCGGCATACCGATCGTTGCCCTTCCAAACTGGTTGGATCAACCGACGAATGCTAAGCTTGTAGAAAATGTGTTTAAGACTGGGGTGAGGATGAGGATTGGGGAAGAAGAAGATGGGGTTGCGAGCGCTGAAGAGGTTGAGAGGTGCATTACGGAAGTCATGGAGGGTCCCATGGCTGAAGAGATTAAGATGAGAGCAGTGGGGCTAAAAGAGGTTGCACGGAAAGCGATGGTGGATGGTGGTTCGTCAGATAGAAATATCAATCGGTTTGTCACCGAAATTTCTGGAAAATCCACTTAGAATAGTCAAGTTGCATTTGAAAAATggaggccactcagataaagacgtctaaaacgtctttttttttaaagatgttttcatgttgtgttttaattggtt
This window contains:
- the LOC112721138 gene encoding UDP-glycosyltransferase 84B2-like, whose translation is MVSPTLQGHLNPTLNFAKRLASKGVHVTLAIPEETPHRFQNLNTQETNSHHNNNPSKIQLEYFSDGLSIDHDRSKYPATFIASLETKGAENLSNLMTHLKKNDRSFSCLITSLFMPWSVDVAVSHGIPCAVLWPQASALFSIYYRYVCNANHFPDMENPNETLQLPSLPMLRVRELPSVLLPSCPPYLKKLLMDFKPILDKVKWILGSSVYEFEEEIVNSMASLSGILTIGPLVSPYLLGQKESEDSDDLSENFLRPEDSCLQWLNEKATSSVIYVAFGSLMEFSQKQMDNIATALKNTKKPFLWVITPQKGGAELPQGFLEEIKEMGLVVTWCPQAKVLMHPAVACFVSHCGWNSTLEAVTAGIPIVALPNWLDQPTNAKLVENVFKTGVRMRIGEEEDGVASAEEVERCITEVMEGPMAEEIKMRAVGLKEVARKAMVDGGSSDRNINRFVTEISGKST